From a single Aspergillus puulaauensis MK2 DNA, chromosome 2, nearly complete sequence genomic region:
- a CDS encoding uncharacterized protein (COG:S;~EggNog:ENOG410PJM6;~InterPro:IPR039164;~go_function: GO:0061630 - ubiquitin protein ligase activity [Evidence IEA];~go_process: GO:0071596 - ubiquitin-dependent protein catabolic process via the N-end rule pathway [Evidence IEA]): MTGATLLSDMMPFLEVPETGLSLHRDNPGDDTTTKSTQIMRLNLAQNTLDELIESLRADQPARLRLGKHQTLYYGTNKSQHFHSSSESQRSEIYSNNSTDDGLYFTGVLSHSLEVQKAQEATAATDQALANLEQSLSAFERGKESKKTHIITDISEVRALRAGDSRSSTGRQAALLARMPSSKVELEKDRLLKNKSNPNRSVSSSPALGVARSPISMAPLTPTSAPLSQNKDRLRLEALKVPFIHLLAIRAVSTKFIARQTRASIEDCVALAQKYGIENRINPEKFDLRDKVYRELDVWKFPYPSQEDRHEAIENAISAFDRMRLSRSDKLWQSLLPKEERGKGKCLSRLDLRTGPIKKAVTPRIQISDEAGKEGDTTSQETDKSTGSGFNSSNTAPKSGMNTQKKRNDKDPAAKRPAAKGKTAANSTLTGRVTKKSDKKTPAKLETKFKSAEYVHDSDEDDTDLPDDPSSSEKSQTQQTLPKPKPTPKPAESKTPREPSHVATPKTDQVDARPSKADPSSSSKNPATKRPPSSLPPNQKSLQKPPQKAPAPARSPVPKATDPPNRSRSSSQNNSSSSSSSSPLITQLSRPRINTERSAAKQPAKPNGATKAVETTNSLKRKAEIERPSIHNAGRLHGDIDHKRRRGVSTSSGSTGSASPPLSRELLMQQLREKSQKFKRFYAKYRSLHDAMAAHSDPPRAELEKLQKQHTRLQLMKEEIWDEDRRLRSGL, translated from the coding sequence ATGACGGGAGCTACCTTGCTCTCCGACATGATGCCCTTCCTAGAAGTTCCGGAGACGGGGCTGTCTCTGCATAGAGACAACCCCGGGGACGATACTACAACTAAATCCACTCAAATAATGCGTCTGAACCTCGCCCAAAATACTCTTGACGAGTTGATTGAGAGCCTCCGTGCCGACCAGCCAGCTCGGCTCCGCCTCGGAAAGCACCAGACCCTATACTACGGTACCAACAAATCACAACACTTCCACTCCTCCTCCGAGTCCCAGCGATCTGAGATCTACTCGAACAACTCCACCGACGACGGATTATACTTCACAGGTGTTTTAAGCCACAGTTTGGAGGTCCAGAAGGCCCAGGAGGCAACTGCGGCCACCGACCAGGCTTTGGCAAATCTTGAGCAGAGCTTGAGCGCCTTTGAAAGAGGGAAGGAATCCAAGAAAACACACATAATCACCGATATCTCGGAAGTAAGGGCCCTGCGAGCAGGTGACAGCCGTTCCAGCACCGGGAGGCAGGCTGCACTCCTTGCCCGCATGCCTTCAAGCAAggtggagctggagaaggatcGATTGTTGAAGAacaaatccaaccccaatCGCTCAGTATCTTCAAGCCCTGCTTTAGGCGTTGCCCGGTCACCGATCTCTATGGCCCCTCTCACTCCAACCTCAGCACCGCTCTCTCAGAACAAGGACCGCCTCCGCCTTGAAGCCCTCAAGGTCCCTTTCATTCACCTCTTAGCCATCCGAGCCGTTTCTACCAAATTCATAGCCCGGCAAACCCGTGCGTCGATCGAAGATTGTGTCGCCTTGGCTCAAAAATACGGAATCGAGAACCGAATCAACCCCGAGAAGTTCGATCTTCGAGATAAAGTATACAGAGAACTGGACGTGTGGAAATTCCCGTACCCGTCTCAGGAAGACAGACATGAAGCAATCGAGAATGCTATCTCAGCATTCGATCGAATGAGACTCTCACGCTCCGATAAGCTGTGGCAAAGTTTACTCCCTAAGGAAGAGCGCGGGAAAGGCAAGTGTCTATCGCGGCTGGACTTGCGAACAGGCCCAATCAAGAAAGCTGTAACACCCCGGATACAAATATCGGACGAAGCCGGCAAGGAAGGGGATACAACTAGTCAGGAAACTGACAAATCTACTGGAAGTGGTTTTAATTCTTCCAATACCGCACCGAAGTCCGGTATGAACACACAAAAGAAGCGGAATGATAAGGATCCTGCTGCCAAACGCCCGGCCGCGAAGGGCAAGACTGCCGCTAATAGTACCCTGACCGGTCGTGTGACTAAAAAGTCGGACAAGAAGACGCCAGCGAAATTGGAGACCAAATTCAAGTCCGCGGAATATGTACATGATTCGGACGAAGACGATACTGATTTGCCAGATGACCCATCTTCATCTGAGAAGTCGCAAACACAGCAGACGTTACCTAAACCCAAACCGACCCCCAAGCCCGCTGAATCTAAAACTCCAAGAGAGCCCTCACATGTGGCCACACCGAAAACTGACCAGGTCGATGCGCGACCATCCAAAGCCGACccttcttccagcagcaagaatcCTGCGACCAAGCGCCCACCATCGTCCTTGCCTCCTAACCAGAAGTCTCTGCAAAAGCCTCCACAAAAAGCACCAGCCCCCGCCCGGTCACCCGTCCCTAAAGCCACCGATCCCCCAAATCGTAGCCGATCGTCCAGTCAAAACAATTCATCtagctcatcatcctcatctccgtTGATAACTCAATTGTCAAGACCGCGTATCAATACAGAACGATCTGCCGCGAAACAACCCGCGAAGCCGAATGGAGCGACGAAAGCAGTTGAGACCACAAATTCGTTGAAACGCAAGGCAGAGATAGAGCGGCCATCGATTCACAATGCTGGCCGCCTGCATGGCGATATCGATCACAAGCGACGTCGGGGAGTGAGCACTTCGAGTGGCAGCACGGGCAGTGCGTCGCCACCTCTTAGTCGTGAATTGCTTATGCAGCAGTTACGGGAGAAGTCCCAGAAGTTCAAGCGGTTTTATGCCAAGTATCGCTCGTTACATGATGCCATGGCAGCCCATTCAGACCCTCCACGCGCAGAACTGGAGAAGCTACAGAAGCAGCATACCAGACTCCAGTTGATGAAGGAAGAAATCTGGGATGAAGATCGACGGCTTCGAAGCGGGCTCTGA